The following is a genomic window from Aeromonas sp. FDAARGOS 1405.
AGCTCGACAAGCTGCAATTCTCCCGGGTGATGCAGGCGCGCAGCGAACTGCTCCCCTCCTTTACCAACCTGCTGCTGCGCCACTTCAACCGCCGTCTGCAAAACAGCATCCGCACCGAGATGCGGCTGCAACAGACCCTCAACTCCCTCGATGCCGCTCACGCCCAGCTAGTGGAGAGCGAAAAAATGGCGATGCTGGGTCAGTTGGTAGCCGGTGTCGCCCACGAGCTGAACAATCCGGTGGCGGCCATTATCCGTGGCAGCGAGACCCTGCGGGCCGCCATCCCCGATCTGGTCAATCTCGAGCTGCCAGCACCCATCAAGGGGCTGGGCAACCAGACCCTCTGTCAGGCGCTCTCCTCCCAGCCGCTCTCGACCAGCGAGATCCGTGACAAGACCCGGCAGGCGGAGGGGCGCTTTGGCGATCGTCAGCAGGCACGACTGGCGGTGCAGATGAATCTGGATGACGAGCTGAACTGGCAGCGCTGGTTTGCCAGCCGCACCGCCGCTGAGCGGGAGGCGCTGCTCTCCCGGCTGGAGCTGTTCCAGCAGACCGGTAGCTTCCTGCGCAATATAGAGGTGTGCGCCCGTCGCATCGGCGATCTGGTCAAAAGCCTCAAGCAGTATGCGCGGCAGGATCGGGCCGAACCCTCGCTGGTAGATCTGCACGAGGGGCTGGAAGATACCCTGATGATTTTCGAAAACCGCCTCAAGCATCATGAGCTCTGCAAGGAGTACCAGCCGCTGCCGCTGGTACGCTGTCACCCTATCGCCCTGCAACAGGTGTGGACCAACCTGATCGCCAACAGTCTGGATGCCATGAGCGGCCCGGGGCGACTCACCATCCGCACCGGGTTGCTGGATCCCGAGTGGATCATGGTAGAGATCGAGGATAACGGCTGCGGCATCGAGCCCGAGCTGTGGCAGCGGATCTTCGATCTCAACTTCACCACCAAGCGGGAGGGGCACTTCGGTCTCGGCATTGGCCTGAGCGTCTCGCTGCAGATAGTGCAGCAGCACCACGGCCGGATTGAGGTGGCCTCCGAACCGGGCCATTACACCCGGATGCGGGTCTGTCTGCCGCTGGATGGCATGGGGCAGGCCGGTTACGGGGGCGAACCTCATCACAACAAGGAGCATGCGGCCTGAGCCGTCGCCAGCATCAATCGCGCGGCGTGCCAAACCATGTCGCCAAGGAGGAGCAATGAACAAACACTATCTGATCCTGTGTGTGGACGATGAGCGGGAGGTGCTGGATGCGGTGATCCACGATCTCGCCCCGTTCCGTTCCCACTTCGAACTGGAAGCCGCCGAGAGCGTCGATGAGGCGCGAGCGGTGGTGGAGGAGTGGGAGCGCGACGGCAACAAGCTGGCGCTGATCCTCTGTGACCACATCATGCCGGGAACCCTGGGGGTCGATTTTCTGGTGGAGCTGAACCGGCGTGCCACCACCCGTGCCAGCCGCAAATTGCTGCTGACCGGACAAGCGGGGCTGGAGGCCACCGTCGAAGCGGTCAATCGCGGCGGGTTGCACTACTACCTCGCCAAGCCGTGGAAGCTGGAGACCCTGCAAGAGGCGGTGCGCGAACAGTTGACCGACTACCTGCTGGCGGAAGATGGCGAGAATGCCTTCCACTATGCACCGCTGCTCAATCAGGCGCGGCTGTTTGCCGCCATCCACGATCATCCGTTCGACGAGTAGGGGCAGTTGGGCTTTCGCAGTGGCGGTTGTATACTGTCTGCATATACAGTATTGCAGGTAGCCACCGATGCGACTCTTTATCGCCGAGAAGCCCACGCTGGGCCGCGCCATTGCCGATGCCCTGCCCAAGCCCCACAAGAAGGGCGACGGTTTTATCGAAACAGCCCAGGGGGATGTGGTCACCTGGTGCATCGGCCATCTGCTGGAGCAGGCCGAGCCCGATGCCTATGACGCCGCCTTCAAGCAGTGGCGGATGGAGCATCTCCCCATCGTCCCCGCCCAGTGGCAGCTGGTGGCCAAGCCCAAGACCAAAACCCAGCTCACCGTCATCAAGCGGCTGATCAAACAGGCGGATTGCGTGGTCAACGCCGGTGACCCGGACCGGGAAGGGCAGTTGCTGGTTGATGAGGTGATCGACTTTCTCGGCTACCCGAAGACCAAGCCGGTGCAGCGCTGCCTCATCAGCGATCTCAACCCGCCCGCGGTGCGCCGCGCTCTCGAGAAGCTGAGGGACAACAAGGAGTTCGTGCCGCTGGCGGTCTCCGCGCTGGCCCGCAGTCGGGCCGACTGGCTCTACGGCATCAACATGACCCGCGCCTACACTCTGCTCGGGCGCAAGGCCGGTTGCAGTGAGCTGCTCTCGGTTGGCCGGGTGCAGACCCCGCTGCTGGGGCTGGTGGTGCGGCGGGATCTCGAGATCGAGGCCTTCGTGCCCAAACCCTTCTACGAGGTGCTGGCCCATCTGCTGACCGACGGCAACGAGCGCTTCACCGCCAAGTGGCTGCCGTCGGAAGCCTGCCTGCCGTGGCAAGATGAGGAGGGGCGGGTGCTCAACCGGGCGCTGGCCGACAAGGTGGTGAGTCGGATCAACGGTCAGCCCGCACAGGTCGAATCGGTGGAGGAGCAGGCCCGCAAGCAGGCGGCGCCGCTGCCCTACAACCTCTCCAGCCTGCAGATCGATGCCGCCAAGCGCTTCGGCATGGATGCCAAGCGGGTGCTCGACATCTGCCAGAGCCTCTACGAGCGTCACAAGCTCATCACCTATCCGCGCTCCGACAGCCGCTATCTGCCGACCGACCATTTCAAGCGGGCTGAGCAGGTGCGCAGTGCCATCGCCGCCACAGCGCCCGCGCTGGCCAAGGCAGTTGCCGAGACAGACGGCAAGATCCGCAGCAAGGCGTGGAACGACAGCAAGGTGGATGCCCACCACGCCATCATTCCCACCGAGAAGCAGGGCAACCCCGCTACGCTGGGGGCCGACGAGGCGAAGCTTTACGGCCTGATTGCCCGCCAGTACCTGCTGCAGTTCTATCCCCCGTTCGAATACAACGACAGTAAGGTGCTGCTGCGCATCGCCGGTGGCCTGTTTCAGGCCAAGGCGCGGCGAATCCTCAAGGCGGGCTGGAAGGCGCTGCTCGGAGTGGAGGAGGATGACGACGAAGAGAAGGCCGGTACCCTGCCGGCTCTGAAGGAGGGCGAACAACTGCTCTGCGAGCGGGGCGAGCTGCAGGAGAAGATGACCCAGCCGCCCAAGTCATTCACCGATGCCACCCTGCTGGCGGCCATGACCGGCATCGCCCGCTATGTGCAGGATCCCGAGATCCGCAAGACCCTGCGCGACACCGATGGCCTCGGCACCGAAGCGACCCGTGCCGGTATCATCGACCTGCTGTTCAAGCGCCGCTTTCTGGTGCGTCAGGGCAAGAGCATCAAGGCGACCCCGACCGGACGGGCGCTGGTTCAGGCGTTGCCCGCGACAGCTACCACGCCGGATATGACGGCGCTGTGGGAGCAGAGCCTCGCCCAGATCGCCGAGCGCCACGGCAGCTACCAGCAGTTTATGGGGCCGCTCACCGAGCAGCTCAACGGCCTGATCGAGGGGGCGCGGCAGGACTCCGGTGCCAGCTTCAGCGCCCTGCCCAAGGAGGCGCCGGGTGCCGGCAAGCGGCGTTTTACCAGGCGCAAGAGTCCGGCGGCCAGCACGACTGGCGGGCCCCGACCGCGCAAGACGGCCAGCAAGCGCCAGACCAGGGCGGCATAACGAAAAAAGGCGCCCATCCAGGGCGCCAAAGGCATTGTTGTCAGGCTGCCTGAGTGGACAAGCTGGCACGGATCCTGTGCTGGTAGTGCAGCACCACACCGAGAAACACCAGATCCTTGAACAGGAAGAACTCGGTGACTGGCACGCCGTCAACCATCTTCCAGACACCTGTCAGGGTCAGCAGGAAGCTCAGCGTCGCCAGGAAGGTGACGATAGCCCCCATGCTGCACCAGTAACCGATGCGAGGTTGCCACAGGCCCACGACCAGCCCGATGGCGATCACTATCTCGACCACCCCGATCAGGTTCGATACGCTCTGTTCCGACAGGGGGCCATAGAGCCAGCTCATCAAGGGGTGGCTGGCTACCAGTGGTTTGATGGTGGCGGCCTCTGTCGGGGTAAACTTGAAGACGCCGATCCAGAGCAGGGTCAATACCACGCCCGCCAGGGCGACCAG
Proteins encoded in this region:
- a CDS encoding ATP-binding protein, whose product is MSPFSLLCVAANVQLLAEFEQELAPLLGHFALVVVVGQGSAELALDEQDRKGQPPAVVVCDSELGDGRGADFLIRLGSRHEACRKILLGSQPEMKSIIEAVNLGRLDYYLQRPWRDGSLRRAVIEQASHFVLQRPEADLLSYAAVLDNQKLLRAHVDRQLAAYRQGFMDYTHCSDEELSRVVIDGLYQFFEGNDEERVCRHYSPGHVLTREGEPNSFLWFIAKGEVVLRKRDEQGIDQEVVHYRTGSLVGGMSFVTGEPAFTTGVTLTGAEVIKLDKLQFSRVMQARSELLPSFTNLLLRHFNRRLQNSIRTEMRLQQTLNSLDAAHAQLVESEKMAMLGQLVAGVAHELNNPVAAIIRGSETLRAAIPDLVNLELPAPIKGLGNQTLCQALSSQPLSTSEIRDKTRQAEGRFGDRQQARLAVQMNLDDELNWQRWFASRTAAEREALLSRLELFQQTGSFLRNIEVCARRIGDLVKSLKQYARQDRAEPSLVDLHEGLEDTLMIFENRLKHHELCKEYQPLPLVRCHPIALQQVWTNLIANSLDAMSGPGRLTIRTGLLDPEWIMVEIEDNGCGIEPELWQRIFDLNFTTKREGHFGLGIGLSVSLQIVQQHHGRIEVASEPGHYTRMRVCLPLDGMGQAGYGGEPHHNKEHAA
- a CDS encoding response regulator, translating into MNKHYLILCVDDEREVLDAVIHDLAPFRSHFELEAAESVDEARAVVEEWERDGNKLALILCDHIMPGTLGVDFLVELNRRATTRASRKLLLTGQAGLEATVEAVNRGGLHYYLAKPWKLETLQEAVREQLTDYLLAEDGENAFHYAPLLNQARLFAAIHDHPFDE
- a CDS encoding DNA topoisomerase III; translated protein: MRLFIAEKPTLGRAIADALPKPHKKGDGFIETAQGDVVTWCIGHLLEQAEPDAYDAAFKQWRMEHLPIVPAQWQLVAKPKTKTQLTVIKRLIKQADCVVNAGDPDREGQLLVDEVIDFLGYPKTKPVQRCLISDLNPPAVRRALEKLRDNKEFVPLAVSALARSRADWLYGINMTRAYTLLGRKAGCSELLSVGRVQTPLLGLVVRRDLEIEAFVPKPFYEVLAHLLTDGNERFTAKWLPSEACLPWQDEEGRVLNRALADKVVSRINGQPAQVESVEEQARKQAAPLPYNLSSLQIDAAKRFGMDAKRVLDICQSLYERHKLITYPRSDSRYLPTDHFKRAEQVRSAIAATAPALAKAVAETDGKIRSKAWNDSKVDAHHAIIPTEKQGNPATLGADEAKLYGLIARQYLLQFYPPFEYNDSKVLLRIAGGLFQAKARRILKAGWKALLGVEEDDDEEKAGTLPALKEGEQLLCERGELQEKMTQPPKSFTDATLLAAMTGIARYVQDPEIRKTLRDTDGLGTEATRAGIIDLLFKRRFLVRQGKSIKATPTGRALVQALPATATTPDMTALWEQSLAQIAERHGSYQQFMGPLTEQLNGLIEGARQDSGASFSALPKEAPGAGKRRFTRRKSPAASTTGGPRPRKTASKRQTRAA
- a CDS encoding DUF417 family protein, which encodes MQQHDKGFLVALAGVVLTLLWIGVFKFTPTEAATIKPLVASHPLMSWLYGPLSEQSVSNLIGVVEIVIAIGLVVGLWQPRIGYWCSMGAIVTFLATLSFLLTLTGVWKMVDGVPVTEFFLFKDLVFLGVVLHYQHRIRASLSTQAA